Genomic window (Pseudomonas xantholysinigenes):
CCACGATATTGAGGATGGTCGCCACCAGATCGCTGTCGAGGTTGTGGAAGATCATCACGAACGGGCTGCCGCCCTGCACCACCTTTTGCCATGGGTACAACGACAGCAGCACCGCCAGCGCGCCGATATAAAAGATCAGGATGCGATAAACCACCTGGTTGGTGGCCTTGGGAATGCTTTCACGCGGGTTGGCGGCTTCGGCGGCGGTAATGCCCACCAGCTCCAGGCCACCGAACGAGAACATGATCACCGCCAGTGCCATGACCAGCCCGACCACGCCATTAGGGAAGAAGCCGCCGTACTGCCACAGGTTGGCAACACTGGCATCCGGCCCGCCGTCACCGCTGGCCAGCAGCCAGGCGCCGAAGGCGATCATGCTGACGATCGCCACCACCTTGACCAGGGCGAACCAGAACTCCATCTCGCCATAGACCTTCACCTGGGTCAGGTTGATGGCGTTGATCACCACGAAGAAGATCGCCGCCGTGGCCCAGGTGGGGAAGTCCGGCCACCAGTACTGCACGTAGATGCCCACGGCGGTGAGCTCGGCCATGCCGACCAGCACGTACACCACCCAGTAGTTCCAACCCGAGACAAACCCGGCGAACTCGCTCCAGTACTGATGGGCGAAGTGGCTGAAGCTGCCGGCGACCGGCTCCTCGACCACCATCTCGCCAAGCTGGCGCATGATCAGGAAAGCCATCAGACCGGCGATGGCATAGCCCAGCAACACCGAGGGGCCGGCCAGCTGGATGGTCTGGGCGATGCCCAGGAACAGCCCGGTGCCGATGGCGCCACCCAGCGCGATCAGCTGGATATGGCGATTCTTCAGCCCGCGCTGCAAGCGCTCGGGCGTGCTCTGGTCTTGCATGAAGTGTCCTTTAAGTGAGGCCGTATTGTTGGATTTGTGTGCAGTGAGGGTCTAGATCCAACCGCCCCACTGCAAGACGAAAATACCGATGTTGGTGGTGATGGCCGCCATCAGTGTAGTGACCACGATGATCGACGCCGCCAGTTCGTGGTTGCCGTTGGCCTCGCGCGCCATCACATAGCTGGCCGCAGCGGTCGGGCTGCCGATGTACAGGAACAGGATGCCCAGCTCGGCGCCGCGAAAACCGCACAGCCAAGCGCCCAGGGTACCCAGTACCGGCAGCCAGACCATCTTCACCAGGCTGACGTCCAGCGCCAGCCGGCCACTGTCGCGCAGGGCGGCCAGCGACAGCGTGCCACCGATGCAGATCAGCGCCAGCGGCAGGGTCATCTGTGCCAGGTAATCGCCCGAAGTCAGCAGCCAATTGGGCAACGGCACCTGGCCATAAGCCATGGGCGTGGCCAGCAGCACGCTGATGATCAGCGGATTGCTGAGGATGTTCTTGCAGATACTCCAAGGGTCGGACTTCAGGTCCGGGCTATACACCGCCAGCACCACCGCCGACAGCGAGTTGTACAGAAGGATCACCAGCCCGGCGAGCACCGCGCCAAGGGAAATACCGTAGTCGCCGTACAGGCTGGCCGCCAGGGCCAGGCCAATGACCCCGTTGTTGCCGCGAAATGCGCCCTGGGTGTAGATGCCGCGGTCGGCCCGCGGGCAGCGCCAGATTGCCAGGCCCCAGGCCAGGCCGAAGCACGCCAGGGTGGCGATGACGAAGTACAGGATCACCCCGGGTTGCACCGCCGTCGCCAGGTCGGCGTGGTAGATACCGAGGAACAGCAGCGCCGGCATGCATACGTTGAACACCAGCTTGGAGGCGACCCGGTTGAAGTTGTCGTCGATCAAGCCAATGCGCTTGAGCCACACGCCCATGAACAGCATGGCGAACACAGGGGCCGTGATGTTCAGTGTCTGGATAAGAAGGGCGAGCATGCAGCGCGATCCTGAGGCTGGGCGTTGAAGGGGGCAATCATACGCCAGTGCCGGGGGCTTGCGCCCGCCGCAGCTGCCAGTTGCCAGCACAAACAGACCTTGACGTAGGAAATTTCCTGCCTATGATAACCATTACTGTATATGCGTACAGTATAAAAATGGATTATCCCGACATTGCAAGGAGCAAATCATGTCAGGAATGCACACTGCGCCCGTGGCCGCCCAGGCCCAGGCCAACCTGGTGGTCGCCGACCTCGACCAGTTGTTCGACCCGCAGGGTATTGCCCTCCCCGGCCCGGACAGCCATCTGGTGCTGGTCATGCATGGCCACCACACCCTCAAGTACCACCACTTCGCCGTCCCGGCGAACAATGACAAGGCCGGCCAACGCGACGCCGAGCAATACTTCGAAGGCGCCGAGCACACCGCCATCGGTGACAATACCCTGCTGCGCTTCGAGGCCGGCCAGCCGGCCATCGTCGCCCACGAGGCGCCGCTGCCGCTGCCCAACGGCCTGACCCTCACCTATGGCCAGGTGATCGCCC
Coding sequences:
- a CDS encoding amino acid permease, with the protein product MQDQSTPERLQRGLKNRHIQLIALGGAIGTGLFLGIAQTIQLAGPSVLLGYAIAGLMAFLIMRQLGEMVVEEPVAGSFSHFAHQYWSEFAGFVSGWNYWVVYVLVGMAELTAVGIYVQYWWPDFPTWATAAIFFVVINAINLTQVKVYGEMEFWFALVKVVAIVSMIAFGAWLLASGDGGPDASVANLWQYGGFFPNGVVGLVMALAVIMFSFGGLELVGITAAEAANPRESIPKATNQVVYRILIFYIGALAVLLSLYPWQKVVQGGSPFVMIFHNLDSDLVATILNIVVLTAALSVYNSCVYANSRMLFGLATQGDAPRQLLKVSRRGVPLTALGVSAFATGLCVLINYLMPGEAFGLLMALAVSALVINWASISITHLKFRKAKLAAGITPFYQSLWHPLSNYLCLAFIVLILVVMYLTPPIRISVMLIPAWIAVLWVAFRMKKARQA
- a CDS encoding AEC family transporter; translation: MLALLIQTLNITAPVFAMLFMGVWLKRIGLIDDNFNRVASKLVFNVCMPALLFLGIYHADLATAVQPGVILYFVIATLACFGLAWGLAIWRCPRADRGIYTQGAFRGNNGVIGLALAASLYGDYGISLGAVLAGLVILLYNSLSAVVLAVYSPDLKSDPWSICKNILSNPLIISVLLATPMAYGQVPLPNWLLTSGDYLAQMTLPLALICIGGTLSLAALRDSGRLALDVSLVKMVWLPVLGTLGAWLCGFRGAELGILFLYIGSPTAAASYVMAREANGNHELAASIIVVTTLMAAITTNIGIFVLQWGGWI